The proteins below come from a single Vitreimonas flagellata genomic window:
- a CDS encoding GNAT family N-acetyltransferase codes for MLELREGDKRAFFEAPFNAYGAGSPYVTPMWSDIDRYFDATKNPLFKAGNPFRIFTTHRDGRAIGRISAHMHEASNTRHNTNRAYFGYFDVADDVEAATALLGAAERFAREQGANEIAGNFNLTAMQQLGVTTEGFAAQPYTDMIYAPPHVAELLKHNEYEPTFPVGTWEIDLTRANPEALLNEKARAALNDPAYEWTSIDRRNFAARLEDARHALNDGFDKNPMFVPLTREEYEFHAKEMMWILDPRVSCCVRANGQAAGVVVCIPDLNPFMKAVRGEYGWNAPIEFIKQRLNRKRAVIIYYSTAKAHQGRGLNSAMLYRVLTNLRAAGYEKLGITWVADVNAASLRQVEKLGGKRLHRLHLFRKALT; via the coding sequence ATGCTTGAGCTGCGCGAAGGCGACAAGCGCGCGTTCTTTGAGGCGCCCTTCAACGCGTACGGTGCGGGGTCGCCTTACGTCACGCCGATGTGGAGCGACATCGATCGCTATTTCGACGCCACGAAGAACCCGCTCTTCAAGGCCGGGAATCCGTTCCGCATTTTCACGACGCATCGCGACGGCCGCGCCATCGGCCGCATCAGTGCGCATATGCACGAGGCGTCCAACACGCGCCACAACACGAACCGCGCCTATTTCGGTTACTTCGACGTCGCCGACGATGTCGAGGCGGCCACGGCGCTTCTAGGCGCCGCTGAACGCTTTGCTCGCGAGCAGGGCGCCAACGAGATCGCCGGCAATTTCAATCTCACCGCCATGCAGCAGCTCGGTGTGACCACCGAAGGCTTCGCCGCACAGCCCTACACCGACATGATCTATGCGCCGCCGCATGTGGCGGAACTCTTGAAGCACAATGAATACGAACCGACTTTCCCTGTCGGTACCTGGGAGATCGACCTCACACGCGCCAATCCGGAGGCCCTACTCAATGAGAAGGCGCGCGCCGCGCTCAACGACCCGGCCTACGAATGGACGAGCATTGATCGTCGCAACTTCGCCGCGCGCCTTGAGGATGCGCGCCATGCGCTGAATGACGGCTTCGACAAGAACCCGATGTTCGTGCCGCTCACGCGCGAGGAGTATGAGTTCCATGCCAAGGAGATGATGTGGATTCTCGATCCACGCGTCTCGTGCTGCGTCCGCGCGAACGGGCAGGCGGCGGGAGTTGTCGTCTGTATCCCTGATCTCAATCCGTTCATGAAAGCCGTGCGCGGCGAGTATGGCTGGAACGCACCGATCGAGTTTATCAAGCAGCGCCTCAACCGAAAGCGCGCCGTCATCATCTATTATTCGACGGCCAAGGCGCACCAAGGTCGCGGCCTCAACAGTGCGATGCTCTATCGCGTGCTCACCAATCTCCGCGCCGCGGGATATGAAAAACTCGGCATCACCTGGGTCGCAGACGTAAACGCCGCGAGTTTGCGGCAGGTCGAAAAGCTAGGCGGCAAGCGCTTGCACCGCCTGCATCTCTTCCGCAAGGCGCTCACATGA
- the leuB gene encoding 3-isopropylmalate dehydrogenase, translated as MSAFNIVLLPGDGVGPEVTAQARAALEAVGKRFGHTFAFASHHIGGVAIDETGEPLPAETLEACQAADAVFLGAVGGPKWDLAPKRPEQGLLGIRKALGLYANIRPTLMHKPLLDHSPLKREIVEGVDMLVFRELTGGSYFGEKKQSATEASDLCLYTVGEIERIARKAFAAARARRNKVSSVDKANVMATSRLWRETVIRVHKAEFSDVELEHVLIDSMTMHVLRNPRAYDVIVTENMFGDILTDELSALGGSLGLGASASLGDAGPGIFEPVHGSAPDIAGRDLANPIGAVLSAAMLLRHGLKLNAEADALDEAVANALESGARTRDLGGELGCTQMGAAILAHI; from the coding sequence ATGAGTGCTTTCAACATCGTCCTGCTACCGGGCGATGGCGTCGGCCCAGAGGTGACGGCGCAAGCGCGCGCCGCGCTGGAGGCCGTCGGCAAACGCTTTGGCCATACGTTCGCGTTCGCCTCGCACCACATTGGCGGCGTCGCCATCGATGAAACCGGCGAACCGTTGCCGGCGGAAACACTTGAGGCGTGCCAAGCCGCAGACGCTGTGTTCTTGGGCGCCGTTGGCGGGCCGAAATGGGATTTGGCGCCGAAGCGGCCAGAGCAAGGTTTGCTCGGCATTCGCAAAGCGCTCGGCCTCTACGCGAACATTCGCCCAACCTTGATGCACAAGCCCCTCCTCGATCACTCACCGCTGAAGCGCGAGATCGTTGAGGGCGTGGATATGCTGGTGTTCCGCGAACTCACGGGGGGGTCGTATTTCGGTGAGAAGAAGCAGAGCGCGACGGAGGCGAGCGATCTTTGCCTATACACCGTCGGCGAAATCGAACGCATCGCCCGCAAAGCGTTTGCAGCGGCGCGGGCGCGGCGCAACAAAGTCAGTTCAGTCGATAAGGCCAATGTGATGGCCACGAGCCGCTTGTGGCGCGAGACAGTGATCCGCGTGCACAAGGCCGAGTTCAGCGATGTCGAACTCGAGCACGTGCTCATCGATTCGATGACGATGCACGTGCTGCGCAATCCGCGTGCGTACGATGTGATCGTCACCGAGAATATGTTCGGCGACATTCTGACGGACGAGCTTTCCGCGCTTGGCGGTTCGCTGGGCCTGGGCGCTTCCGCGTCGCTTGGCGATGCCGGACCCGGCATTTTTGAGCCAGTACATGGCTCGGCGCCCGACATTGCCGGGCGCGATCTCGCAAATCCGATTGGCGCGGTACTTTCAGCGGCGATGTTGCTGCGGCACGGCCTGAAGCTCAATGCCGAGGCGGACGCGCTCGACGAAGCGGTGGCCAATGCGTTGGAGAGCGGCGCGCGCACGCGCGATCTGGGCGGCGAACTCGGTTGCACACAAATGGGTGCGGCGATCCTCGCGCACATTTAG
- the ilvN gene encoding acetolactate synthase small subunit: protein MPPHAGEPAESRTLAIMVDNEPGVLARVVGLFSARGYNIESLTVAETDKSAHMSRITVVTRGEPNIIDQIKSQLDRIVSVRNVIDVTRDPNGVQRELALVKVRSTGAERIEALRVSEIFRAKVIDTTLESFIFEMTGASDKIDAFIDLMRPIGLVEVSRTGVLSIHRGPELDRVVTAEAAASAK, encoded by the coding sequence ATGCCGCCGCACGCAGGAGAGCCCGCCGAGAGCCGCACGCTCGCGATCATGGTTGATAACGAGCCGGGCGTACTGGCGCGCGTTGTTGGGCTCTTCTCGGCGCGTGGCTACAACATCGAGAGCTTGACGGTCGCTGAGACGGATAAATCCGCACACATGTCGCGGATCACGGTGGTGACGCGCGGCGAACCGAACATCATCGATCAGATCAAATCGCAGCTCGACCGCATCGTCTCCGTGCGCAACGTCATCGACGTCACCCGAGATCCGAACGGCGTGCAACGCGAATTAGCCTTGGTGAAAGTGCGCTCGACCGGTGCGGAGCGGATTGAAGCACTCCGCGTGTCGGAAATCTTCCGCGCCAAAGTGATCGACACCACGCTGGAGAGCTTCATTTTCGAAATGACGGGCGCGAGCGACAAGATCGACGCGTTCATCGACCTTATGCGCCCGATTGGTTTGGTGGAAGTGTCACGCACCGGCGTGCTGTCCATCCATCGTGGGCCAGAATTGGATCGCGTTGTCACGGCTGAGGCCGCGGCGTCAGCAAAATGA
- a CDS encoding acetolactate synthase 3 large subunit — MTGAEMVVRALKDHGVDTLFGYPGGAVLPIYDALFSDEDVRHILVRHEQGAGHAAEGYARSTGKVGCALVTSGPGATNMVTPLADALLDSVPMVVITGQVATHLIGTDAFQECDTVGITRSCTKHNWLVSSVDELASILHEAFYVARSGRPGPVVVDIPKDVQFATGAYLPPERSPKRSKRTVRHVDAARIAEAAELLATAQRPVFYTGGGVINAGPRASEALRALVRETGFPITSTLMGLGAYPAPDKQWLGMLGMHGSWESNHAMHDCDLMICVGARFDDRVTGRLDAFSPHSKKIHIDVDPSSINKNVRVDVPIIADAAEALEQLLVAWRNRVKTAKPPSTKAWWDQIEGWRARKGFAYRASNDVIKPQYAIERLYALTRGKDVYITTEVGQHQMWAAQYFHFDKPNHWMTSGGLGTMGYGLPAALGVQAAHPGALVIDIAGEASVQMTMQEMSTAVQHRLPIKIFILNNEWMGMVRQWQQLLHGERYSHSYSDALPDFVKMAEAFGAVGIRAEKPDELDAKIMQMINEPGPVLFDCRVAKTENCFPMIPSGKPHNEMILADTFVGDEIDDDGKKLV; from the coding sequence ATGACGGGCGCGGAAATGGTCGTACGCGCCTTGAAGGATCATGGCGTGGACACGCTGTTCGGCTATCCGGGCGGCGCGGTGTTGCCGATCTATGACGCACTCTTCAGCGATGAAGACGTGCGTCATATTCTGGTGCGTCACGAACAAGGCGCGGGCCATGCCGCTGAAGGGTACGCGCGCTCAACCGGCAAAGTCGGTTGCGCGCTCGTGACCTCGGGCCCCGGCGCCACCAATATGGTGACGCCGTTGGCTGATGCGTTGCTGGATTCTGTGCCGATGGTGGTCATCACCGGCCAAGTCGCGACGCATCTCATTGGCACCGATGCGTTCCAGGAGTGCGATACGGTCGGCATCACGCGCTCTTGCACCAAGCACAATTGGCTGGTGAGCAGCGTGGATGAGCTGGCGAGCATTCTGCACGAGGCGTTCTACGTCGCGCGCAGCGGTCGCCCTGGGCCGGTCGTGGTCGACATTCCGAAGGACGTGCAATTCGCGACGGGCGCCTATCTGCCGCCGGAGCGTTCGCCGAAGCGTTCGAAGCGCACGGTGCGCCACGTGGATGCCGCGCGCATCGCGGAAGCCGCCGAACTTTTGGCGACAGCGCAACGGCCTGTGTTCTACACCGGCGGCGGCGTTATCAATGCCGGCCCGCGCGCGAGTGAGGCGTTACGCGCGCTGGTGCGTGAGACGGGTTTCCCGATCACGTCCACGCTGATGGGCCTGGGCGCATATCCTGCGCCGGACAAGCAATGGCTCGGCATGTTGGGCATGCATGGCTCGTGGGAATCCAACCACGCGATGCATGATTGCGACCTGATGATCTGCGTCGGCGCGCGCTTTGATGACCGCGTGACCGGGCGCTTGGATGCATTTAGCCCGCACTCGAAGAAAATCCACATCGATGTTGACCCCTCCTCGATCAACAAGAACGTGCGCGTCGATGTGCCGATCATCGCCGACGCGGCGGAAGCGCTGGAGCAATTGCTGGTCGCTTGGCGCAATCGCGTGAAGACGGCGAAGCCGCCATCCACGAAAGCGTGGTGGGATCAGATTGAAGGCTGGCGCGCGCGCAAGGGCTTCGCGTATCGGGCCAGCAACGACGTGATCAAGCCGCAATATGCGATTGAGCGCTTGTACGCGCTGACGCGCGGCAAGGACGTCTATATCACCACCGAAGTCGGCCAGCATCAGATGTGGGCGGCGCAATATTTCCATTTCGATAAGCCGAACCATTGGATGACCTCCGGCGGCTTGGGAACGATGGGCTATGGCCTGCCCGCAGCGCTCGGCGTGCAAGCCGCACATCCCGGCGCGCTGGTGATCGACATTGCCGGTGAAGCCAGCGTGCAAATGACGATGCAGGAGATGAGCACGGCCGTGCAGCATCGCCTGCCGATCAAGATTTTCATCTTGAACAACGAATGGATGGGCATGGTGCGCCAATGGCAGCAATTGCTGCATGGCGAGCGCTATTCGCACTCCTATTCCGACGCGCTGCCGGATTTTGTAAAAATGGCGGAGGCGTTCGGCGCAGTCGGCATTCGCGCTGAAAAGCCCGATGAACTCGACGCGAAGATCATGCAGATGATCAACGAACCCGGCCCCGTGCTGTTCGATTGTCGCGTGGCGAAGACTGAGAATTGCTTCCCGATGATCCCATCGGGCAAGCCGCACAACGAAATGATCCTCGCCGACACGTTCGTGGGCGATGAGATCGATGACGACGGAAAGAAGCTGGTCTAA
- the leuD gene encoding 3-isopropylmalate dehydratase small subunit: MPEPFKQLVSRTFVIKQEAVDTDQIIPARFLTTTTREGLGKTAFYDWRYDADGKPKPDEPLNTIDASEHRVLVAGDNFGCGSSREHAPWALTDYGFRAVISTTIADIFTSNALKNGLLPITVDKDTHARLMEEPGGRVSIDLEKSELTIGNNPPIKFHIEPFARRCLIEGVDPMGWLVDRVPTIETYERERAV; the protein is encoded by the coding sequence GTGCCTGAACCATTCAAGCAGCTCGTCTCACGCACGTTCGTGATCAAGCAAGAAGCGGTCGATACCGATCAGATCATCCCGGCGCGCTTTTTGACGACAACGACGCGCGAAGGGCTTGGCAAAACCGCGTTTTATGATTGGCGGTATGATGCCGACGGCAAGCCGAAGCCCGATGAACCGCTGAACACGATCGACGCGAGCGAGCATCGCGTACTAGTCGCCGGCGACAATTTCGGCTGTGGCTCGTCGCGCGAGCACGCGCCGTGGGCGTTGACCGATTATGGCTTCCGCGCCGTAATCTCGACCACGATCGCCGACATCTTCACCTCGAACGCGCTGAAGAATGGCTTGCTGCCGATCACCGTCGATAAGGACACGCATGCGCGTCTCATGGAAGAACCCGGCGGGCGCGTGAGCATCGATCTTGAGAAGAGCGAACTCACCATCGGCAACAATCCGCCGATCAAGTTTCACATCGAGCCGTTCGCGCGCCGCTGCTTGATCGAGGGGGTCGATCCGATGGGTTGGCTCGTCGATCGCGTGCCGACGATTGAGACGTATGAGCGGGAGCGCGCGGTATGA
- a CDS encoding ThiF family adenylyltransferase: MSAFTYAEMTTRNMGFVTPEEQEKLRAAHVFIPGVGGMGGACFLTLLRAGVGNFTIADIDTFEISNLNRQVFAFTDTDGCSKAEVAAEAAARINPEAKLKVLGAEWLDQIEALASAHPVIVNGTDDAQAGVRMYRVAREKRVTVIDAYAATLPSVYVVRPDDPRPEERMNYPTVGKDWRAITDDDRQACLMKELEWALTHSSTHKYVDLGIAAELAAGKRKRFSFAPMVITTGNLMAYEAIRLILGHEGGADYRGYFFNPHAARVEKPLPWPLSTLKGALVRQFMAKMTAS, translated from the coding sequence ATGAGCGCTTTCACCTACGCAGAAATGACGACGCGCAATATGGGCTTCGTCACGCCGGAGGAGCAGGAGAAGCTCCGCGCCGCGCACGTGTTCATTCCGGGCGTCGGCGGCATGGGCGGCGCGTGCTTTCTTACGCTGCTGCGCGCGGGCGTCGGCAATTTCACTATCGCCGACATCGACACGTTCGAGATTTCCAATCTCAATCGCCAGGTCTTCGCGTTCACCGATACTGACGGCTGTTCCAAAGCCGAAGTCGCAGCAGAAGCAGCCGCGCGCATCAATCCCGAAGCCAAGCTCAAAGTGCTCGGCGCCGAATGGCTCGATCAGATCGAAGCGCTCGCGTCAGCCCACCCCGTTATCGTCAACGGCACGGACGACGCGCAGGCCGGGGTGCGCATGTATCGTGTCGCGCGCGAAAAGCGCGTGACCGTGATCGACGCCTACGCTGCGACGCTGCCGTCTGTGTATGTGGTGCGCCCCGACGATCCGCGCCCCGAAGAGCGCATGAATTATCCGACGGTTGGTAAGGACTGGCGGGCGATCACCGATGACGATCGCCAAGCTTGCCTGATGAAAGAACTCGAATGGGCGCTGACGCATTCGAGCACGCACAAATACGTCGATCTCGGCATCGCCGCTGAACTCGCCGCCGGCAAACGCAAGCGGTTCTCGTTCGCGCCGATGGTGATCACGACCGGCAACCTCATGGCCTATGAAGCGATCCGCTTGATCCTCGGTCACGAAGGCGGCGCGGATTATCGTGGCTATTTCTTCAACCCACACGCCGCGCGGGTGGAAAAGCCGTTGCCGTGGCCGCTCTCGACGCTGAAAGGCGCGCTGGTGCGCCAATTCATGGCGAAGATGACGGCGTCTTGA
- a CDS encoding 2-hydroxychromene-2-carboxylate isomerase: MTLAFDYYFSFRSPYSYLAAPQVEEIARKYDVAPRMRIVLPIAVRIPGFFKQVNPLWPPYLLRDTFRISQMHNIPYRWPRPDPIVMDMGTREVAPDQPYIYRVSRLGAYAQRKGAGLAFARAASHAIWSGEIDNWHEGDHLANALSKAGLDPADSERALVEEMDSLDAEIAQNEADQRSAGHWGVPLFVFNDEPFFGQDRLDHLIWRMQQNGLTER, translated from the coding sequence TTGACGCTCGCGTTTGACTATTATTTCTCGTTCCGCAGCCCGTATTCCTACCTGGCCGCGCCGCAAGTCGAGGAAATTGCACGCAAATATGACGTGGCGCCGCGTATGCGCATCGTTCTGCCGATCGCGGTGCGCATTCCAGGCTTCTTCAAACAAGTGAACCCGCTCTGGCCGCCTTATCTGCTGCGCGACACGTTCCGCATCTCTCAGATGCACAACATCCCGTACCGCTGGCCGCGCCCAGACCCGATCGTCATGGACATGGGCACGCGCGAGGTCGCGCCCGATCAGCCCTACATTTATCGCGTCAGTCGCCTCGGCGCGTACGCTCAGCGCAAAGGCGCGGGGCTCGCCTTCGCGCGCGCTGCGTCGCACGCGATCTGGTCCGGCGAGATCGACAATTGGCACGAGGGCGATCACCTCGCCAACGCGCTTAGCAAAGCTGGCCTCGATCCCGCCGATTCCGAACGCGCGCTCGTCGAAGAAATGGATTCACTCGATGCCGAGATCGCGCAGAACGAAGCCGATCAGCGCAGCGCCGGCCATTGGGGCGTGCCGCTCTTCGTGTTCAACGACGAACCCTTCTTCGGCCAAGACCGCCTCGATCATCTGATCTGGCGCATGCAGCAAAACGGACTGACTGAACGCTAA
- a CDS encoding dihydroxy-acid dehydratase — MTDTSPPSPGSANRRSAVVTQGGNRAAARSYLRAAGMGDADFKKPMIAIVNTWSSVTPCNMHLQGVADHVRNGVREAGGAPIDFNTIMVTDGISMGTPGMKASLISREIVADSIELAVEGHQLDGVVCIVGCDKTIPAAAMALARMDIPGLVLYGGTIMPGVVAGKEISIQEVFEAIGAHGAGTLDDEGLKAVESAACPGAGACGGQFTANTMAMALSVMGISPMGANDVPAVHPSKKDEAERCGRLAVELTIKGLNARQFITRESLINAAVAVSASGGSTNAVMHLTAIAAEAGVDFGIEDCHAACARTPVICDLKPGGRFLASHLFFAGGTRLVTKRLAEAGKIVDAPTVSGRALFEEANEAVEPKGQEVITDFTRPAMARGSYAVLYGNLAPEGAVIKLAGHEIESFEGPARVFDSEEAAFDAVQNGKINEGDVLIIRYEGPKGGPGMREMLQVTAALKGRGYKDVALITDGRFSGASYGFVAGHVSPEAAVGGPVALVREGDTIRIDVPGRTIDVKTDLSGRKFEPPARPASHGVFAKYAALVSSASQGAVTIPNPPPAQVREAK; from the coding sequence ATGACCGACACATCTCCCCCCTCTCCAGGCTCAGCCAACCGCCGCAGCGCGGTCGTGACCCAAGGCGGCAATCGCGCGGCCGCGCGATCCTATCTGCGCGCGGCCGGCATGGGCGACGCCGATTTCAAAAAGCCGATGATCGCCATCGTGAACACGTGGTCGTCGGTGACGCCGTGCAACATGCATTTGCAGGGCGTGGCCGATCACGTGCGCAATGGCGTGCGCGAGGCTGGCGGCGCGCCAATCGATTTCAACACGATCATGGTGACGGACGGCATCTCGATGGGGACGCCGGGCATGAAGGCGTCTTTGATCTCGCGCGAGATCGTGGCGGATTCGATTGAGCTAGCGGTGGAAGGCCACCAGCTCGATGGCGTCGTCTGCATCGTTGGGTGTGATAAGACCATTCCTGCGGCGGCGATGGCGCTGGCGCGTATGGATATCCCTGGGCTCGTGCTCTACGGCGGCACGATCATGCCGGGTGTCGTCGCCGGCAAAGAAATTTCGATTCAAGAAGTGTTCGAAGCGATCGGCGCGCATGGCGCCGGCACGCTTGACGATGAAGGCTTGAAAGCGGTTGAGAGCGCGGCTTGCCCAGGCGCCGGCGCGTGTGGCGGCCAATTCACCGCGAACACGATGGCGATGGCGCTTTCGGTGATGGGCATCTCGCCGATGGGCGCGAATGACGTGCCGGCGGTGCATCCGAGCAAGAAAGACGAAGCTGAACGCTGCGGGCGTTTGGCGGTCGAGCTGACGATCAAAGGCTTGAACGCGCGCCAATTCATTACGCGCGAGTCGTTAATCAATGCGGCAGTCGCCGTCTCGGCCAGCGGTGGTTCGACCAATGCGGTGATGCATTTGACGGCGATCGCGGCGGAAGCCGGCGTGGATTTCGGCATCGAGGATTGCCACGCCGCTTGCGCACGTACGCCGGTGATCTGTGATCTGAAGCCGGGCGGGCGTTTCCTCGCGTCGCATTTGTTCTTCGCCGGCGGCACGCGCTTGGTGACGAAGCGTTTGGCGGAAGCTGGCAAGATCGTGGACGCGCCGACGGTCTCGGGCCGTGCGCTGTTTGAAGAAGCGAACGAAGCGGTTGAACCGAAGGGCCAGGAAGTCATCACCGACTTCACGCGCCCGGCGATGGCGCGCGGCTCATATGCGGTGCTTTACGGCAATCTCGCGCCCGAGGGTGCGGTGATCAAATTGGCCGGCCACGAGATCGAGAGCTTCGAAGGCCCTGCCCGCGTGTTCGACAGCGAAGAAGCCGCGTTCGACGCCGTCCAGAACGGCAAGATCAACGAAGGCGACGTCCTGATCATTCGCTACGAAGGCCCCAAGGGCGGGCCGGGCATGCGCGAAATGCTGCAAGTGACCGCGGCGCTGAAGGGCCGTGGTTACAAAGATGTTGCTCTGATCACGGATGGCCGCTTCTCCGGAGCCTCATACGGCTTCGTTGCAGGTCACGTTTCGCCAGAGGCTGCCGTTGGCGGGCCAGTCGCGCTGGTGCGCGAGGGCGACACGATCCGCATCGACGTGCCGGGCCGCACGATCGACGTGAAAACCGATCTCTCGGGCCGCAAGTTCGAACCACCGGCGCGTCCGGCGTCGCATGGCGTGTTCGCCAAATACGCCGCTCTCGTTTCATCCGCGTCGCAAGGCGCGGTGACTATTCCCAATCCACCGCCAGCCCAAGTTCGTGAGGCCAAGTAA
- the leuC gene encoding 3-isopropylmalate dehydratase large subunit, which yields MSSFNGPKTLFEKVWERHVVQPETGETPAILYVDLHLVHEVTSPQAFRELDARGLKVRRPDRTYATLDHSTPTAPPSADGKRPYVTKEAEDQVTTLERNCAKHGIALAGWDSDDRGVVHVMAPELGLTQPGMVVVCGDSHTATHGAFGALAFGIGTSEVGHVLATQCLLQRKPKRMRVTVDGELQPGVSAKDMTLAVIAEIGFGGGSGYVIEYAGSAIRALDMEGRMTLCNMSIEAGARAGMIAPDEKTIEFLRGRRHVAKGDRFEEIAREWLSLATDDGATFDKEVRIDGAAITPMATWGTTPDAALPIGAVAPTPANDSEAKALAYMGFEPGHATTEYPVDVVFVGSCTNGRLSDLRAAAEVLRGNKVKSGVRMLVVPGSEAVKQQAEDEGLHQVFKDAGAEWREPGCSMCIAMNGDFVAPGKLAVSTSNRNFEGRQGKGARTILASPATAAASAIAGVLTDPRIFTQQTPEAKRA from the coding sequence ATGTCGTCGTTCAACGGGCCGAAAACCCTCTTCGAAAAAGTCTGGGAAAGGCACGTCGTCCAGCCAGAAACCGGCGAGACGCCCGCGATCCTCTATGTCGATCTGCATCTCGTCCACGAGGTGACGAGTCCGCAGGCGTTCAGAGAGCTTGATGCGCGCGGGCTTAAGGTACGACGCCCCGATCGCACTTACGCCACGCTCGATCACTCAACGCCTACCGCGCCGCCTAGCGCTGATGGCAAGCGGCCTTACGTCACGAAGGAAGCCGAAGATCAGGTCACGACGCTGGAGCGCAATTGCGCCAAGCACGGCATCGCGCTCGCAGGTTGGGATAGCGACGATCGCGGCGTCGTGCACGTGATGGCGCCGGAGCTTGGCTTGACGCAGCCCGGCATGGTCGTCGTCTGCGGCGATAGCCACACAGCGACGCATGGCGCATTCGGCGCCCTCGCCTTCGGCATCGGCACGTCCGAAGTCGGTCACGTGCTGGCGACGCAATGCTTGTTGCAACGCAAACCCAAGCGCATGCGGGTGACTGTGGATGGCGAGCTGCAGCCGGGTGTCTCCGCGAAGGATATGACGCTCGCGGTGATTGCCGAAATCGGCTTTGGCGGCGGTTCGGGTTACGTCATCGAGTATGCAGGCTCTGCGATCCGCGCGCTCGACATGGAAGGGCGCATGACGCTTTGCAATATGTCGATCGAAGCGGGCGCGCGCGCCGGCATGATCGCGCCTGACGAGAAGACGATCGAATTTCTGCGCGGCCGTCGCCATGTGGCGAAGGGCGATCGGTTCGAGGAGATCGCGCGCGAATGGCTGTCGCTGGCGACAGACGATGGCGCGACGTTTGACAAAGAAGTGCGCATCGATGGCGCCGCGATCACGCCGATGGCGACGTGGGGCACGACGCCGGACGCGGCATTGCCGATCGGCGCAGTGGCGCCTACGCCGGCGAACGATTCCGAAGCCAAGGCGCTGGCCTATATGGGTTTCGAACCGGGGCACGCGACGACGGAATATCCGGTCGATGTCGTGTTCGTCGGCTCATGCACCAATGGCCGCCTCTCCGATCTGCGCGCGGCGGCGGAAGTCCTGCGCGGCAACAAGGTGAAGAGCGGCGTGCGCATGCTCGTGGTGCCCGGCTCGGAGGCCGTGAAGCAGCAAGCAGAAGACGAAGGTTTGCATCAGGTGTTCAAGGACGCCGGTGCGGAATGGCGCGAGCCGGGCTGCTCGATGTGCATCGCCATGAATGGCGATTTCGTGGCGCCCGGTAAGCTCGCGGTATCGACATCGAACCGCAATTTCGAGGGCCGCCAAGGCAAAGGCGCGCGCACGATTCTCGCCAGCCCGGCCACGGCCGCCGCCAGCGCCATCGCCGGCGTGCTCACCGATCCGCGAATCTTCACGCAACAAACGCCGGAGGCCAAGCGTGCCTGA
- the ilvC gene encoding ketol-acid reductoisomerase: MSATVYTTNDVNAEALRGKRIAIIGYGSQGRAHAQNLRDDGFDVVAGVRKGGKGWSHATEDKIATAEVVDAVKGADLIAILTPDMVQDQVWKNEIEPNAKEGATILFAHGFSIVYGRVTPRKDLDVVLVAPKGPGDLVRREYARGRGVPALFAVYQDATGKARDRAMAYAKGIGGATGGLIETTFREETETDLFGEQAVLCGGAKELVKAGYQTLVDAGYQPEVAYFECLHELKLIVDLFYEGGISKMHDFISETAKYGAVVSGPRVVTEETKARMRDVLKDIQSGSFAREWILENQAGKPRYNALLNEDRDDPIEKTGAALRSRMAWLKSPTNS, from the coding sequence ATGTCAGCGACTGTCTATACCACCAATGATGTGAACGCGGAGGCGCTTCGCGGCAAACGCATTGCGATTATCGGCTATGGCAGCCAAGGCCGCGCGCACGCGCAAAACCTGCGCGACGACGGTTTCGACGTCGTCGCCGGCGTGCGCAAGGGCGGCAAGGGCTGGTCACACGCGACCGAAGACAAGATCGCGACGGCGGAAGTTGTCGATGCTGTGAAAGGTGCTGACCTGATCGCGATCCTGACGCCGGACATGGTTCAAGACCAAGTCTGGAAGAATGAGATCGAGCCGAACGCCAAGGAAGGCGCGACGATCCTCTTCGCGCACGGCTTCTCAATCGTGTATGGCCGCGTGACGCCGCGCAAGGATTTGGACGTGGTGTTGGTTGCGCCGAAGGGCCCCGGCGATCTGGTGCGTCGTGAATATGCACGCGGCCGCGGCGTGCCTGCGCTGTTTGCCGTCTATCAAGACGCGACGGGCAAAGCGCGCGATCGTGCAATGGCTTATGCGAAAGGCATCGGCGGCGCGACGGGCGGCCTGATCGAAACCACGTTCCGCGAAGAAACCGAAACCGATCTGTTCGGCGAACAAGCCGTGCTCTGTGGCGGCGCGAAGGAATTGGTGAAGGCCGGCTATCAAACGCTGGTGGACGCCGGCTACCAGCCGGAAGTCGCCTATTTCGAGTGCCTGCACGAACTTAAGCTGATCGTGGACCTCTTCTACGAAGGCGGCATCAGCAAGATGCACGACTTCATCTCCGAGACCGCGAAGTACGGGGCCGTCGTTTCCGGCCCGCGCGTCGTCACGGAAGAAACCAAAGCGCGCATGCGCGATGTGCTGAAGGATATCCAGTCCGGCTCGTTCGCGCGCGAATGGATCCTTGAGAACCAAGCCGGCAAGCCGCGCTACAACGCGCTGCTCAACGAAGACCGCGACGACCCGATCGAAAAGACCGGCGCTGCGTTGCGGTCACGCATGGCGTGGCTGAAATCACCGACGAATTCGTGA